The following nucleotide sequence is from Flavobacterium sp. N1736.
GGGTATTTTTTTTCATTCATTAGATAATGAACAACATGCTGACGAACCCATTCTTCCGGAGTAAGAATGATAAATTTTTTCCTGATTTCATCAAAAATAGACACTTTATTTTCGCTATTTTTGAATCGGAAAGTATAAGTAGGAAAATTTAATTGCTGCATTGCACAAAAATATTAAAATAGTTTAAAGTTTCATGTTTAAAGTTTCAAGTTATTGAAGCCGGAACCTGAAACTTTAAACTTGAAACAAAAGACCGAATGGATGAAGTTGTAAAAATTGTTAATGATATAAAAGCCGGAAATATAAAACCTATTTATTTTTTAATGGGTGAGGAGCCTTATTATATTGACAAGTTATCTGAATATATAGAACAAAATGTCCTTTCGGAAGAAGAAAAAGGGTTTAATCAAACTGTATTATATGGTAGGGATGTTTCTGTAGAAGATATCGTTTCAACGGCCAAGCGCTATCCTATGATGTCTGACCGTCAGGTTGTTATTGTAAAAGAAGCACAAGATTTATCAAGAACAATAGACAAAATTGAATCGTATGTAAATAACCCAATGGAAACTACGGTTTTGGTTTTTTGCTATAAATACAAAACCCTTGACAAACGTAAAAAGGTTACCAAATTATTAGCTCAAAACGGAGTGGTTTACGAAAGTAAAAAACTATACGAAAATCAGGTTGGCGATTGGATAAAACGTGTTCTTGCAGGAAAAAAATATACAATAGATCCAAAAGCAAATGCGATGTTAGTCGAGTTTTTAGGAACAGATTTGAGTAAAATCAATAATGAACTGGAGAAATTACAAATCATTTTGCCACAAGGAACCGTTATTACACCACAACATATTGAAGAAAACATTGGTTTTAGTAAAGACTATAATGTTTTTGAATTAAGAAAAGCAATTGGAGAACGAAATCAGTTAAAAGCATATAAAATTGCCGAAAATTTTGCTCATAATCCTAAAGAATATCCATTGGTAATGACAACGGGGTTGGTTTTTGGATTTTTTGTTCAGCTTTTAAAATACCACGGATTAAAGGATAAAAACCCTAAAAATGTGGCAGCTGCAATTGGTGTAAACCCTTATTTTTTAAAAGAATACGATTTGGCAATAAAGAATTATCCAATGCGAAAAGTGAGTCAGATTGTGGGAGCTTTGCGCGATGTAGATGTTAAAAGTAAAGGAGTTGGCGCTAATGCTTTGCCTCAGTCAGATTTGTTAAAAGAAATGCTGTACAAAATATTTAATTAAGCCACGAAAATTCACGATATTTGCATCTCTAAAAATTTTACTACTTTAAAATAATAATTACACAATTATGGGAATGAATAAAAATACCGTTTTAGGATGGGCTACTTTTATAATGGTACTTATGGGATTGTTACTTATAGGTCTTGGCGCTTTTAGATACAGAGATGTATCTGGCTGGGGATTTGTAGCGGTAGGTGTTGGTTTTTTTGCTAACGCATGGGTTTTTAACGCATTAAAAGGTAGAGTATAATTTCAATATCAATTGCAAAAAAACAATTGCAATATAAAATCAAAAAAAATCAATTAATTAAAATAAAAATAAACAAATGTCAGACGATAAGAAAGTAATTTTCTCAATGCAAAAATTGAGTAAAACCTATCAGGGAGCAGACAAACCAGTACTTAAAAATATTTATTTGAGTTTCTTTTACGGAGCTAAAATTGGTATTTTAGGACTAAATGGTTCTGGTAAATCTTCACTTTTGAAGATTATTGCCGGAGTTGATAAAAATTATCAGGGAGATGTTGTTTTTCAACCGGGTTATACTGTTGGTTATTTAGAGCAAGAGCCTATTCTTGATGATTCTAAAACAGTTATTGAAATTGTACGCGAAGGAGCTGCAGAAACTATGGCAGTTTTAGAAGAGTACAATCAAATTAATGATTTGTTTGGTCTTCCTGAATATTATGAAGATCAGGATAAAATGGATAAGTTGATGGACCGTCAGGCAGCATTACAAGATAAAATTGATGCTCTTGGTGCTTGGGAAATCGATACGAAACTTGAAATCGCAATGGATGCTTTGCGTACGCCGGAAGGTGATACGCCTATTAAAAACCTTTCTGGTGGAGAGCGTCGTCGTGTAGCTTTATGTCGTTTGTTATTGCAACAACCTGATGTACTGTTACTTGATGAGCCTACCAACCACTTAGATGCTGAGTCTGTACTTTGGCTAGAACAGCATTTAGCACAATATGCCGGAACTGTAATTGCAGTAACGCACGATAGATACTTCTTGGATAATGTTGCCGGTTGGATTCTTGAGTTAGATAGAGGAGAAGGTATTCCGTGGAAAGGGAATTATTCATCCTGGTTAGACCAAAAATCAAGCCGTATGGCGCAAGAAGAAAAAGTAGCTTCTAAACGTAGAAAAACATTAGAGCGTGAGCTTGACTGGGTTCGTCAGGGAGCAAAAGGACGTCAAACCAAACAAAAAGCACGTTTACAGAATTACGATAAATTATTAAACGAAGATCAAAAACAACTGGATGAAAATCTGGAAATTTATATCCCGAATGGTCCACGTTTAGGTACAAATGTTATTGAAGCTAAAAATGTTGCTAAAGCTTTTGGAGACAAATTATTGTACGATAATTTGAATTTCACTTTGCCACAAGCCGGAATTGTTGGAATTATTGGACCAAACGGTGCCGGTAAGTCAACCATTTTCAAAATGATTATGGGCGAGCAAAAAACAGATAGCGGAGAATTTTCAGTTGGTGAAACGGTAAAAATCGCTTATGTAGATCAGTCTCACTCTAATATTGATCCAAATAAATCTATTTGGGAAAACTTCGCCGATGGTCAGGAATTGATTATGATGGGAGGAAAGCAAGTAAATTCAAGAGCTTACCTTTCACGTTTTAATTTTGGTGGAGGCGAGCAAAATAAAAAAGTTTCAATGCTTTCCGGTGGAGAACGTAACCGTTTGCACCTTGCAATGACATTAAAAGAAGAAGGAAACGTACTTTTACTGGATGAGCCTACGAATGATTTAGATGTAAATACGCTTCGTGCCCTTGAAGAAGGTTTAGAGAATTTTGCTGGTTGTGCCGTAATTATTTCGCACGACAGATGGTTCTTAGACAGAATTTGTACACACATTCTGGCTTTTGAAGGAGATTCTGAAGTTTATTATTTCGAAGGAGGTTTCTCTGAATACGAAGAAAATAAAAAGAAACGTTTAGGTGGTGATTTAACGCCAAAACGTTTGAAATACAGAAAGTTAATTAGATAATAATCTGATAAATTTCAATCCCGTCCCGAAGTTTCGGGATCGGGATAAAATCCCAAATTCCAAATTGTCATGATTTGAATTTGGGATTTTTTTTATTTTTTTGTCATTTCGACGTAAGGAGAAATCACACGCGTAACTCGCCAAAGATTAGATTTTCGTTGTGAAGTTTCTTGTGTGATTTCTCCCTTTGGTCGAAATGACAATATTGTGAATTTGGGATTTTTTATTAAAGAAATTTTGCTTTCAATTCCGGAGTAGGAATCATACAGCTTTCTTTTTTGCCATACCATTTATAACGGTTTTTAGCAATATAATCGTAAATGTAATTTCGCACTTTTTCAGGTAGAATTTTAAAAACAGAAATGAAACTGTAAATCCCGCCTAAGTCTTCAGCGATTTCTATTACTGCCGAAGATTTATAATAATAAGCAACACCGGGATTATATAAAATAATACTATCAATTTTAGTTTGATCTACACCTATATAATTACAAATCTCAATTCCTATTTCGGATTGCAATGCCACAAAACGAAAAATATCTTTTTTGTCATGTTTAATGATAAACTGAACTGCGTCGTTGCAAAGATTGCAAACGCCGTCGAAAAGGATTATTTTTTTCCGTCAGCAGTCTTTGCGAGGAACGAAGCAATCTCATTTTGGGTTTTCATAAATTGTGGTTACTTATTTTAGTGTGGTTGCTTCGTTCCTCGCAATGACCTTGCGTGCGTGCGTCTTTGCTAGGAACGAAGCAATCTCATGGGTTTTCATAAATTGTGGTTACTTATTTTAGTGTGGTTGCTTCGTTCCTCGCAATGACCTTGCGTGCGTATGTCTTTGCGAGGAACGAAGCAATCTCATTATGTATTTCCGTTTCAATTGTAATTACTCAAACATTATATTTTCAATTTCTTCGAATAAATCTTTCCAAGTTGGATTTATAGAACGAATCAAATCGTTTTTTGCCTCTCTTGATCCGGCTTTAATTTGCTTTTCTCTGGTTATTGCGTCTTCAATCCATTGAAATTGTTCGTAGTACACTAAAATATTTGTGTTATAACGAGCAGAGAATGACTTTGGATATTTTTTATTTTTATGCTCTGATATTCTTTTCGGCAGATTTGAAGTCACTCCTGTATAAACAACTGTTTGATATTTATTGGTAATAATGTATACAAAACCTGGCTTCATGTATTTATCTTTTTAAGTTTGAGTCCTTGCGAGGAACGAAGCAATCTCACTACAATTAGACACAAAGTTTGATTTTGTTAGTGTGGTTGCTTCGTTCCTCGCAATGACAAAGCTAAAGAATAAAACTATGTTTGTAGGTTTTTTATTATTATTTATTTTATCTATTAAAATGATAAAATGTATAAATTTTACAAATAAAAAATGGCTTTCATAAATTATTTTTAAGCACTTTTTAAAAAATATCCATCTTCATTGTTGTCTTTTATAAAGATCTTTGTTTAAATCGCTTTATTTTAATTTTCGACTAAATTTAAGCTTTTATAACAACTGAAAACTGCGACAGAATACTGAAAACTTATTTCTTCCCAACTTCTACAAATTCCAATTCATCTAAACTTACTTTCGAAGTAAAAATGCCGTAATTAACTGTTGCCTTATTTTTTTCGATGGAATCAATACTTCCAACAGATCTTCCGTCTAGCATTCTTACCCGATCGCCAACTTTTAAAACAGGTCTTGGTTTTTCGATAACAGGTTTCAGTTTCTTTTCTTTTTTCTCTTTTCGAATTTCTTCAACCTGAACAGAAACTTCTGCAATAACTTCTTTTTTCTTTTCGATTATAGCTTTTGTTTCTTTTGGAGTTGCTTTTTTACGTTTTGAATTTTCAATTTCTATGATTTTCAAAAATTCTCCAATAAGTTCTTTTTTATTTTTATTGTTGAAATATTTTTCAGAAATATCTTCGATTTTCTGACCTATGTAAATTGTCTTTTGGTTGCTGTCGTATAATTCCTGATAGCTTTCCAGTTTCTGTTTGATTTTTACATTGATGTTTTCCATTTTTTTGCTTTCTTCACGCGCTCTAGTTTCTTCTTCTTTAAGATTAATAGAAGTTTTTTCTAATTTTGAACGCTCTTTTTGAAGTGTTGCTATGGTTTTATCAAAACGAACTTTACCAACTTCGATTTTTTTCTTGGCACGATTTATCAATCCAAACGGTATTCCATTTTTTAATGCGACTTCAAAAGTAAAAGAACTTCCTGCCTGACCTAAAGCCAGCTTGTACATTGGTTCAAGCGATTTTTCGTCAAACATCATATTGGCATTTGTAGCAAAAGGCAATTCGTTAGCCAGAATTTTCAAGTTTGAATAATGCGTTGTAATAATTCCGAAAGCTTCACGATGGTAAAATTCTTCTAAGAAAATTTCAGCCAAAGCGCCACCTAATTCAGGATCTGAACCTGTACCAAATTCATCAATTAAAAACATGGTTTTCTTGTTGCATTTTTTCAAGAAGTAATTCATGTTTTTTAATCGGTAACTATATGTACTTAAATGATTTTCAATGGATTGATTGTCTCCAATATCTGTTAAGATTCTATCAAACAAGAAAGTTTCGCTGCGTTCATGAACCGGAATCAACATTCCTGATTGTAACATCAATTGTAATAAACCAACTGTTTTAAGGGAAATTGTTTTTCCTCCGGCATTTGGTCCCGAAATTACAATGATTCGGTTATCTTGTTTTAATTCAATTGTTTGCGGATGCGTAATTTCGTTTTTCTGTTTATTGTTCAGATACAAAATAGGATGATATGCTTCTCTAAAAAACAATCTTCTTTCTTCGGTAATTGTGGGTAAAATTCCGTTGATTCTGTTTGCGTATTTTGCTTTTCCGGCAACGACATCAATATCACTTAGAAACTCCTGATATTCAATTAGTAAAGGTAAATACGGACGAATCTGATTTGATAATTGTTTTAGAATTCGGGTAATTTCTTCTTTTTCTTCGTATTCAAGATTGGCTAATTCTCTGGAATATTGCAAAGTAGCTTCCGGTTCAATATAAGCAATGCTTCCGGTTTTAGAACTTCCTAAAATAGAACCTTTTACTTTTCGACGATACATTGCTAAAACGGCTAAAACTCTACGGTTTTGCACAAAACTTTCCTTGATATCATCCAGATAACCGAGACTGTTATTGTGAGAAAGTGCTACTCCAAAACTTTGATTTACTTTGCCGCGAACGATATTCATATTCTGGCGAATACTTAAAAGAGCAGGCGAAGCGTTGTCTTTTATTTCTCCATATTTGTCTACAATGGCGTCAATTAGAGTTACAATATCTTTTGTATATTCAACTCTTGAAGCTCTTGCGTTTAAGTTTGGATAATAGTCATCAAATTTTTTTAAGAAATTCAGCAAGAAATTTGATGTTGACGAAAGTGTTGCAATTTTCCTAAAACTGCCTACTTCCAGAAAACTATCTTCTATTGCTAAAAACTTGATTTCGTGCGTTATGGCATCAAATCCGTGATTGGGAATTGCGTTATTATTTTGAAAAGACGAAACATATTCTGATGTCTGCATTAAAGCCTGCATCAAAGTTTCTTTATCTCTAAATGGTGTTATTTGTAAAGCTTTTTCCTTTCCAATATCTGTATTACAGCCTGCCGAAATGGTTTCTAGCACTGTTGGAAATTGTAAATCTTGTAATGTTTTTTCGGTAATACTAATCATTTAATTCCTTTAATAAAGTACGTACAAAAGTACGAAAATAGTGTGACTGAATTCTATAAACTTCTTATCTAAATTTTATCGTTTCGTAATATGATTTTACTTAAAAATTTCTGAAATTCGCAATAAAAAATTATGGACGTAAAAATGCATTCTTCCTGGAAGCCAGTTTTAAATGAAGAATTTGAAAAACCATATTTCAACGAATTAATTGCTTTTGTAAAATCTGAATATACTGCTAAAATTTGTTATCCAAAAGGCAATCAAATTTTTTCAGCTTTTGATCATTGTCATTTTGATCAGGTAAAAGTTGTTATTATAGGACAAGACCCGTATCACGGACCAAATCAGGCGAATGGTTTGTGTTTTTCTGTTAATGATGGAATTCCTTTTCCTCCCTCTCTTCAAAATATTTTTAAAGAAATTGAAACGGATTTAAATAAACCTATGCCTAAATCGGGTAATCTTGAACGTTGGGCAGATCAGGGCGTTTTTCTTTTAAATGCTACTTTAACAGTTCGACAGTCTGAAGCCGGAAGCCATCAGGGAAAAGGCTGGGAAAAATTTACAGATGCTGTTATTAAACAGATTTCTGCTGAAAAGGAAAATGTTGTGTTCTTACTTTGGGGAGGTTTTGCTCAAAAAAAAGCCGCATTAATTGACGCTTCAAAACATCATATTTTAAAATCAGGACATCCTTCTCCTTTAAGTGCAAATAGAGGGTTTTGGTTTGGAAACAAACACTTTAGTCTGACTAATGCTTTTTTGAAATCAAAAGGAATGAAAGAGATTGAGTGGTAATGTTTTTGTCATTTCGACGTAAGGAGAAATCATACAAGTGATTCCGTTCCTAAAAGCGCTAATCTTTGTCGAGTTTCTAGTGTGATTTCTCCTTACGTCGAAATGACAAAAAAAACACTATTTTTCAGCAGGCTTCTTAACAATTTCGTCAAGAATTGCTTTATTTTCGTAGTTGATTACTTTTAAAATAATTTCCTGATTTTTAACTGTTTTTCCTTCTATAATATACAGTTTTCCTTTGTTTACCGGAACGTTACTTTTGTCAAAATCAACATCTCCGTATGTCAGCGTATTTTTAATATCGGCAGTATCAACCCATTTTTCGTTTAAAGTCTGAATTGCTTTTGCAGAATATTGAAAGGGTTTTGTTCTTAGATTATTTAAAACTCTTGCGTTTGGAAAATAGTTGCAACGTGTATCTTTTCCACTAAAAACAAGGGCTACAAAAAAGCATCCCATAACCAGACCAATCAAATAATAAGCAAAACGATGTACGAACTTCATGAGTAAAATTTTTGGCAAAGGTACATTAAAGTTCTTTTAAAATACAAGTAAATTAATATCGTTATCAGGTAAATCAAACCATTCGCCAATTGCTTTATTTGTTAGGATTCCGTGGTATAAATAGATTCCGTTTTTTAAACCTTTATTACATCTGATAGAACTTTCTAAACCGCCATCATCTGCTATTTGAAGTAGGTATGGTGTTAGTATGTTACTAATTGAAAGTGAGGCAGTTTTGGAATATCTTGATGGAATATTTGGTACACAATAATGTAGAACATTACTTTTTATGAATGTTGGTTTTTCGTGCGTTGTAACTTCTGATGTTTCAAAACAACCGCCTGTATCAATACTTACATCTACAATTACGGCGCCTTTTTTCATGTGCTCCACCATCGTTTCAGTCACTATAATTGGGCAGCGTTCTTTTCCGCGCATAGCTCCAATAGCGACATCACAACGTCTTAAAGCTTTTAGTAGTGCTTTTTGCTGAACTGTAGAAGTGAATATTCTTTGGTTTAAATTATTTTGTAAGCGGCGTAATTTGGTAATCGAATTATCAAAAACCTTTACGTTTGCTCCTAAACCAATGGCGGTTTTGGCAGCAAATTCGCCAACTGTTCCTGCGCCTAAAATAACGACTTCGGTAGGAGGGACGCCGGTAATGTTTCCGAATAAAAGCCCTTTTCCGAATTCGTCAGTAATCATCAATTCTGATGCTATAAGTATAGAAGCTGTTCCGGCAATTTCGCTTAAAGATTTTACAGCCGGATAAGAACCGTCTTCGTCCTTAATATATTCAAAAGCAAGTGCAGTTATTTTTTTCTGTGCCAAAGCTTCAAAATAAGCTTTCTTTTTTGTTTTTAACTGAATGGCAGAAATAATAATCGTTTCAGGATTAATCATCTCAATTTCAGCTAATGTTGGCGGTTCGACTTTAAGCAGCATTGGGCAGCCAAATACTTTTTTTGTATCTTTTGTAACTTCTGCGCCCGCATCACTGTATTCTTTATCAGAATAACTCGAACTTTCTCCGGCGCCTGATTCAATCATAACGCGGTGACCTTCGTAAGTTAACGAATTTACTGCGTCCGGCGTCAGGCAAATACGACGTTCCTGATAACTTGTTTCTTTAGGTATCCCTATGAAAAGCTCTCTTTTAAAGCGGCCCACTTCAAGTTTTTCTTCTTGTGGCAACAATTGTTGTTTCGTAAATGGAGTTAAGGTTATTGACATGGGTTATGCGAAAAATTAAGGGTACAAATTACGTAAAAAGTTTTAAAATTAGTGCAAATATTCTGCTAATACTAAAAGCGAATTTTAAGATATTATTTTTTCTGTTTTTAGAGTATTTTATATTTGCTAAAAACTTTGTGAATCTCTGTGAAAGTTTTAACACGGAGATTCACAAAGTTTTTCACAGAGTTTCATAAAGATTTTAAATTAATTCCAGTTCTCTTTTTCCATCTGGCAATAACTTAATATTGATTGTTGAAGTTTCTTCAGGAAGCAGATTTTCAATTTTTTCAGACCATTCAATAAAACACCAGTTTTCGGAGTATAAATAATCATCAACGCCCATATCTAGCGCTTCCGTTTCTTTGTTTAATCGGTAAAAATCAAAGTGATACACTATTTCGTTTTGTGAAGTAAAGTATTCATTTACCAAAGAAAAAGTTGGGCTGCTTGTTGCATCTTTAACTCCTAAACTTTTGCATAATTGTTTAATTAAAGTAGTTTTTCCTACGCCCATTTCTCCGTTAAAAAGGATGATTTTCTTTGGGTTTTGGACTAAAATCTGTTCGGCTACTTCTTGAATCTGATCTAATGAAAAAACGATATTCATTTTTTTTAAAGTTACAAAGGTTCAAAGAGGAAAAGTTCTGAGGTTTTTCTCTTGAAGGCATTGGTTTATATTTAGTTTTAATAGTCTCAGTTGCAGTTTTCAGTCTCAGATGAAAACTGAAAACTGCAACTGAAAACCGTTTTTTATTTCGGATTAAATACCAAAAACGGAATAATCATTTCTTCTAAAGAAATTCCGCCATGCTGATACGTGTTTTTGTAATAACTTACATAATGATTGTAGTTGTTTACGTAGGCTAAAAACAAATCATTTTTGGCAAAAATAAACGAACTGCTCATATTTATAGCCGGCAAACCAATTGTTTTAGGTTCTTTTACCACATAAACATCTTTTTGTTCATAGGTTAAACTACGTCCGGTTTTGTAACGCAAATTTAAACTTGTATTTTTATCTCCAACAACTTTCGACGGGTTTTTTACATTAATTGTTCCGTGATCTGTAGTTAGAATTAATTTAAAACCTAAAAGTTGTGCTTGCTGAATAATTTCCAGTAATGGCGAATTTTTAAACCAGCTTAATGTTAAGGAACGATACGCTTTATCATCAGAAGCAAGTTCTTTTACAACTTCCATTTCGGTTTTTGCGTGCGATAACATATCTACAAAATTGTAAACAACTGTTACCAAGTCATTTCCTTTTAAGGCTTTAAAGTTTTCGGCTAATTTTTTTCCACCGGCATAATTGGTGATTTTAAAATAATCTTCTTTGATATCTAAACCTAAACGTTTTAATTGTGCCGATAAAAATTCTGCTTCATAAAGGTTTTTTCCGCCGTCTTCGACATCATTTTTCCAGTATTCAGGAAATTTCTTTTCCATTTCCAAAGGCAGTAAACCAGAGAAAATTGCATTTCTGGCATATTGCGTTGCTGTTGGAAGTATAGAGAAATACGGAACTTCTTTTTCTAATTTATAATAATTGGCTACGACAGTTTCAAAAGATTTCCATTGATCGTAACGCAAATTATCAATTACAACAAATAAAACGGGTTTGTCTTTCTTTTTAATTTCGGGAACAACCAGTTCTTTAAATAAGGTATGCGACTGAATAGGCTTGTCTGCTTTTGGCGCAAACCAATCTTCATAATTTCTTTCAATGTATTTTCCAAATTGCGAATTGGCTTCTACTTTTTGCGATTCAAGAATTTCAATCATTCCCTGATCGTTGATGTTCTCCAATTCCAGTTCCCAGAAAATCAGTTTTTTATATAGTTCTACCCAATCTTCATAGGAATTAACCATTGCTAATTCCATCGAAATTTTTCTAAATTCTTTTTGATAATCTAAAGTCGTTTTTTCAGAAATTAGTCTCGAATGATCCAGATTTTTCTTCAAACTCAATAAAATCTGGTTTGGATTTACGGGTTTTATCAAATAATCAGCGATTTTAGAACCAATGGCTTCTTCCATTATATATTCTTCTTCGCTTTTGGTAATCATTATCATCGGTATTGCCGATTTTTTCTCTTTCATTTCTGAAAGTGTTTCCAAACCACTCATTCCCGGCATGTTTTCATCCAAAAAGACAATATCAAAATTATCTTCTTCGAACAAGGCAATCGCGTCCAGACCGTTATTTGAAGTTGTTACAGTGTAGTTTTTCTTTTCGAGAAATAATATATGTGGCTTTAAAAGATCGATTTCGTCATCAACCCAAAGTATTTTGATCTTATCCATAAACAGTTTTAATTTTAATGCAATTTAAATGTATAGAACTTAAAAAGTATTAAAAATAGTATAAAATTCAGAATAACAATTTGAGATTTATTTCAAATTTAATTTTAGTTCTGTTATTACCTAAGAAATTAATACTGTAAAATCGCAATTTTTTAAGTGAAAAACCCAAAGCTGTTTATAGTTAATTACTTATATTTGTTGACCAAAAAATAACCAAATAGTGACCCATATTAATAAATTAAAAATATTTAATGATCCCATTTATGGGTTTATTTCCATCCCGAACGAGCTTATTTACGACTTAATTCAGCATCCGTATTTTCAGCGTTTGCGCCGTATTTCTCAAATGGGACTTTCTTATTTGGTATATCCGGGAGCAAATCATACTCGTTTTCATCATGCCTTAGGATGCATGCATTTAATGCAAAAAGCTATTGAAACACTTCGTTTTAAAGGCGTTGCAATTTCAAATGAGGAAGAATGTGCTTTGTTAATCGCCATTTTACTACACGATATTGGTCATGGGCCATTTTCGCATGCTATGGAAAAAAGCATTGTTGAAGATGTGCATCATGAGGCTATTTCGTTGTTATTCATGAATCAGATTAATGAGGAATTTGACGGAAAGTTAAGTCTGGCAATTCAGGTTTTTAAAGGAGAATATCATAGAAAATTCATGCTGCAACTAATTTCTAGTCAGTTAGATATGGATAGAATGGATTATCTGAAAAGAGACAGTTTTTATACAGGAGTTGCAGAAGGAAATGTAAATTCTGAACGATTGATTCAGATGATGAATGTTGTGGATGATATTTTGGTTATTGAAGAAAAAGGAATTTATTCGGTTGAGAAATTTTTGCTTTCAAGAAGGTTAATGTATTGGCAGGCTTATTTGCACAAAACGAGTTTGGTTGCCGAATTAATTTTGATGAAGGTTTTGAAAAGAGCCAAAGAACTTACCTTAAAAGGGGTTAAACTGCCTTGTAGTGAGCCACTTTCGTATTTTATGCAAAACAAAATTACATTGGAGGATTTTGATGCCGAAATACTGGATTTGTTTTCACAATTGGATGATTTTGATATTATAAGTGCTTTAAAAGCATGGCAAAAACAGGATGATTTTATACTTTCTACTTTAAGTAAAATGATCATTAACAGGGATTTACTAAAGATTAAATTGAGTGCAGAAAAGATTCCGATGGAAGAATCCCAATCGCTAAAGGAAGAATTTGCAGAGGAACATCATATTTCATCGGTAGATGCGGGATATTTTATATTTCGGGGCAAAATAAAAAATCAGGCATACAGTAAAGAGGCCGAACCGATACGAATTTTGAAAAAAGATAAAACAATTGAGGATGTTGTTGAAGCTTCTGATCAGCTGAATTTGAAATCATTATCTAAATTGGTGACAAAATATTACATCTGTTATCCAAAACAACTTATCTAAAATTAACATTTAAAATCTATTTTTTATATTTTTGTCGCGATGAAATTTACAGCAGAACAAATAGCAGGAATTTTAGAAGGAGAAATTGTTGGTAATCCCAATGTAGAAGTTTCCCGCTTATCTAAAATCGAAGAAGGCGAGGAAGGATCGCTTACTTTTTTGGCTAACCCAAAATATATCAACTACATATATACTACAAAAGCGAGCGTAACGATTGTTAACGACAGCTTTGTACCAGAAGCCGAAATCACTACAACTTTAATTAAAGTAGAAGATGCGTATGCCTCTTTTTCTAAACTTTTGCAGTTTTACAATCAGGTAAAACTGAATAAAAACGGGATTGAAGCGCACTCTTTTATAACGGAAGGAACTAAATATGGCGAAAATCTATACTTGGGAAGCTTTAGTTATATTGGTCAAAATGTGATTTTAGGCAATAATGTGAAGATTTACCCAAATAGTTTTATTGGTGATAATGTTGTTATTGGTGATAATGTATATATTTTTGCCGGGGCTAAGATTTATTCTGAAACCGTAATTGGCAATAATTGTACAATAC
It contains:
- the holA gene encoding DNA polymerase III subunit delta, which encodes MDEVVKIVNDIKAGNIKPIYFLMGEEPYYIDKLSEYIEQNVLSEEEKGFNQTVLYGRDVSVEDIVSTAKRYPMMSDRQVVIVKEAQDLSRTIDKIESYVNNPMETTVLVFCYKYKTLDKRKKVTKLLAQNGVVYESKKLYENQVGDWIKRVLAGKKYTIDPKANAMLVEFLGTDLSKINNELEKLQIILPQGTVITPQHIEENIGFSKDYNVFELRKAIGERNQLKAYKIAENFAHNPKEYPLVMTTGLVFGFFVQLLKYHGLKDKNPKNVAAAIGVNPYFLKEYDLAIKNYPMRKVSQIVGALRDVDVKSKGVGANALPQSDLLKEMLYKIFN
- a CDS encoding CAL67264 family membrane protein; its protein translation is MGMNKNTVLGWATFIMVLMGLLLIGLGAFRYRDVSGWGFVAVGVGFFANAWVFNALKGRV
- the ettA gene encoding energy-dependent translational throttle protein EttA is translated as MSDDKKVIFSMQKLSKTYQGADKPVLKNIYLSFFYGAKIGILGLNGSGKSSLLKIIAGVDKNYQGDVVFQPGYTVGYLEQEPILDDSKTVIEIVREGAAETMAVLEEYNQINDLFGLPEYYEDQDKMDKLMDRQAALQDKIDALGAWEIDTKLEIAMDALRTPEGDTPIKNLSGGERRRVALCRLLLQQPDVLLLDEPTNHLDAESVLWLEQHLAQYAGTVIAVTHDRYFLDNVAGWILELDRGEGIPWKGNYSSWLDQKSSRMAQEEKVASKRRKTLERELDWVRQGAKGRQTKQKARLQNYDKLLNEDQKQLDENLEIYIPNGPRLGTNVIEAKNVAKAFGDKLLYDNLNFTLPQAGIVGIIGPNGAGKSTIFKMIMGEQKTDSGEFSVGETVKIAYVDQSHSNIDPNKSIWENFADGQELIMMGGKQVNSRAYLSRFNFGGGEQNKKVSMLSGGERNRLHLAMTLKEEGNVLLLDEPTNDLDVNTLRALEEGLENFAGCAVIISHDRWFLDRICTHILAFEGDSEVYYFEGGFSEYEENKKKRLGGDLTPKRLKYRKLIR
- a CDS encoding GIY-YIG nuclease family protein; the protein is MKPGFVYIITNKYQTVVYTGVTSNLPKRISEHKNKKYPKSFSARYNTNILVYYEQFQWIEDAITREKQIKAGSREAKNDLIRSINPTWKDLFEEIENIMFE
- a CDS encoding endonuclease MutS2 — encoded protein: MISITEKTLQDLQFPTVLETISAGCNTDIGKEKALQITPFRDKETLMQALMQTSEYVSSFQNNNAIPNHGFDAITHEIKFLAIEDSFLEVGSFRKIATLSSTSNFLLNFLKKFDDYYPNLNARASRVEYTKDIVTLIDAIVDKYGEIKDNASPALLSIRQNMNIVRGKVNQSFGVALSHNNSLGYLDDIKESFVQNRRVLAVLAMYRRKVKGSILGSSKTGSIAYIEPEATLQYSRELANLEYEEKEEITRILKQLSNQIRPYLPLLIEYQEFLSDIDVVAGKAKYANRINGILPTITEERRLFFREAYHPILYLNNKQKNEITHPQTIELKQDNRIIVISGPNAGGKTISLKTVGLLQLMLQSGMLIPVHERSETFLFDRILTDIGDNQSIENHLSTYSYRLKNMNYFLKKCNKKTMFLIDEFGTGSDPELGGALAEIFLEEFYHREAFGIITTHYSNLKILANELPFATNANMMFDEKSLEPMYKLALGQAGSSFTFEVALKNGIPFGLINRAKKKIEVGKVRFDKTIATLQKERSKLEKTSINLKEEETRAREESKKMENINVKIKQKLESYQELYDSNQKTIYIGQKIEDISEKYFNNKNKKELIGEFLKIIEIENSKRKKATPKETKAIIEKKKEVIAEVSVQVEEIRKEKKEKKLKPVIEKPRPVLKVGDRVRMLDGRSVGSIDSIEKNKATVNYGIFTSKVSLDELEFVEVGKK